One Euphorbia lathyris chromosome 1, ddEupLath1.1, whole genome shotgun sequence DNA segment encodes these proteins:
- the LOC136216356 gene encoding putative F-box/FBD/LRR-repeat protein At5g22670, translating into MAETGGASMVETEGRCDSENEINRIKSGEENEDRISALPDVLIHRILSLLPTTDSVKTMVLSKSWKYRWTRVSVLKFVYNTCIYNGMSIDQFSNFIDKTLNLHDDCSNIDKFVIKMTSYSERIPNKDRWIRFAVKKHVKELIVFLTINSPYPLPEFLFNNSSLVKLKLLYCDLMPIGNVNWGSVKILRLYDCALQKGGIENVLSGTPMLEYLELHRCNLFDAVVIASKSVKILLLDSFNSNNIEISCPNVERLRISGLIGLTSPKLMNLRSSVYVTFDFFYDYDRNDYNVQHCINLVSQTIMQVHHVEKLDIGPYLMNVLSLYSKDCIEGLPDSLTQRILSFIPSTKEAFKSNFYYRWECKWTDVSILNFISNEKLVIDSKDIPLCKLYSRLSLWIRFAAKKHVKELILDCDGFNLESWDKYELWSSFFNNPSLVKLKMCACEFMPNVKVNWESLKSLQLDHSELGNQAIEHILSGSPLLECLELCYCGFQGALVVASEHLKTILLREFGKNCPLLEILCPNLESLKIRGNVGSTSLKLTNLPSSLHANLDLYVLESDDISLDDSADLVEEIRKQILHVEELEIELNRLKITV; encoded by the exons ATGGCGGAAACTGGCGGAGCTTCCATGGTGGAAACCGAAGGAAGGTGTGATTcagaaaatgaaattaatagaatcaaatcGGGCGAAGAAAATGAAGACCGCATTAGTGCCTTACCGGATGTCCTGATTCACCGCATCCTCTCCCTTCTGCCGACAACCGATTCAGTGAAGACTATGGTTTTATCCAAATCGTGGAAGTATCGATGGACTCGTGTATCAGTTCTCAAATTCGTCTATAACACGTGTATTTATAATGGTATGTCTATCGATCAATTTTCCAATTTCATCGATAAAACCCTAAATCTCCATGATGATTGCTCCAATATCGACAAATTCGTCATCAAAATGACAAGTTACTCTGAAAGAATTCCTAACAAGGATCGGTGGATACGTTTTGCTGTGAAAAAGCATGTAAAGGAACTCATTGTGTTTCTCACTATCAACTCCCCGTATCCCTTGCCAGAATTTCTTTTCAACAATTCTTCATTAGTTAAATTGAAGTTACTTTATTGTGATCTTATGCCGATTGGAAATGTAAATTGGGGATCTGTCAAGATTTTGCGTTTATATGATTGTGCACTGCAAAAGGGAGGGATTGAGAATGTTTTATCCGGTACTCCTATGCTTGAATACTTGGAATTACACCGCTGCAATTTGTTTGATGCTGTTGTTATTGCTTCTAAAAGTGTGAAAATTCTTCTTTTGGATTCATTTAATTCTAATAACATTGAAATCTCATGTCCCAATGTTGAGAGATTGAGAATTTCAGGTCTAATAGGGCTTACATCTCCTAAATTAATGAATTTGCGGTCTTCAGTTTATGTTACTTTTGATTTTTTCTACGATTACGACCGAAACGACTACAATGTACAACACTGCATAAATTTGGTTAGTCAGACTATTATGCAGGTTCATCATGTTGAGAAGCTAGATATTGGGCCTTACTTGATGAAT GTTCTATCATTGTATTCTAAAGATTGCATAGAAGGTTTGCCAGATTCTCTGACTCAGCGAATCCTCTCCTTTATACCGTCAACAAAAGAGGCCTTTAAgtctaatttttattataggTGGGAGTGTAAATGGACCGACGTCTCTATCCTAAATTTCATTTCAAACG AGAAACTTGTTATCGACTCCAAAGATATCCCTTTGTGTAAGCTGTATTCTAGATTGTCATTGTGGATTCGTTTCGCTGCCAAAAAACATGTAAAGGAGCTCATTTTAGACTGTGATGGTTTTAATTTGGAATCATGGGACAAGTACGAATTGTGGTCTTCTTTTTTCAACAATCCTTCATTAGTTAAGCTGAAGATGTGTGCTTGTGAGTTTATGCCGAACGTGAAAGTAAATTGGGAATCTCTTAAGAGTTTGCAGTTAGATCATTCTGAGTTGGGTAATCAAGCGATTGAGCATATATTATCTGGTAGTCCTTTGCTTGAATGCTTAGAATTATGTTATTGTGGCTTTCAAGGGGCGCTTGTTGTTGCTTCTGAGCATTTGAAAACAATTCTTCTAAGGGAATTTGGCAAGAACTGTCCTCTCCTAGAAATTTTATGTCCGAATCTGGAGAGCTTGAAAATAAGGGGAAACGTGGGTTCTACATCTCTTAAATTGACGAACTTGCCTTCTTCACTTCATGCTAATTTGGATTTGTATGTCTTAGAATCAGATGATATCAGTCTTGATGACTCTGCGGATTTAGTTGAGGAGATCAGGAAGCAGATTCTCCATGTTGAGGAGCTAGAAATCGAGTTGAATAGGTTGAAGATAACTGTTTGA